A genomic region of Chelmon rostratus isolate fCheRos1 chromosome 8, fCheRos1.pri, whole genome shotgun sequence contains the following coding sequences:
- the fzd1 gene encoding frizzled-1, with protein sequence MVYNRLIRAVSTLLFFTLCLNGGFFRVNGQYGGGGDRGMSIPEHGFCQPISIPLCTDIAYNETIMPNLLGHTNQEDAGLEVHQFYPLVKVQCSPDLKFFLCSMYAPVCTVLEQALPPCRSLCERARQGCEALMNKFGFQWPDSLACESFPVHGAGELCVGQNMSDRGEQTDPYPTERAPPDPTNGKFRCPTSLRVPPYLNYRFLGQENCGAPCEPKRSHGMMYFSEEELKFARIWIGIWSVLCCASTLFTVLTYLVDMKRFSYPERPIVFLSGCYTMVSIAYIAGFLLEDKVVCNDRFDNDIRTVVQGTKKEGCTILFMMLYFFSMASSIWWVILALTWFLAAGMKWGHEAIEANSQYFHLAAWAVPAIKTITILAVGQVDGDVLSGVCFVGINSVDALRGFVLAPLFVYLFIGTSFLLAGFVSLFRIRTIMKHDGTKTEKLEKLMVRIGIFSVLYTVPATIVIACYFYEQAFREQWERTWISQTCKTYAVPCPAQNHPNMSPDFTVFMIKYLMTLIVGITSGFWIWSGKTLNSWRRFYTRLANSKQGETTV encoded by the coding sequence ATGGTTTACAACAGACTCATCCGCGCCGTTtccactttattgttttttactCTGTGCCTGAACGGGGGATTTTTTCGAGTAAATGGGCAATACGGCGGCGGCGGCGACCGAGGAATGTCTATACCGGAGCACGGATTTTGCCAGCCGATTTCCATTCCGCTGTGCACGGACATCGCGTACAACGAGACCATCATGCCGAACCTCCTCGGTCACACCAACCAGGAGGACGCGGGGCTGGAGGTCCATCAGTTCTACCCGCTGGTCAAAGTGCAGTGCTCTCCGGACCTGAagttcttcctctgctccatgTATGCGCCCGTGTGCACGGTGCTCGAGCAGGCGCTGCCGCCGTGCCGCTCTCTGTGCGAGCGCGCGCGGCAGGGCTGCGAGGCGCTCATGAACAAGTTCGGCTTCCAGTGGCCCGACAGCCTCGCGTGCGAGTCCTTCCCGGTCCACGGCGCGGGGGAGCTGTGCGTCGGCCAGAACATGTCGGACCGCGGGGAGCAAACTGACCCGTACCCCACCGAGCGCGCACCCCCCGACCCCACGAACGGCAAGTTCAGGTGCCCGACCTCGCTCAGGGTGCCCCCCTACCTGAACTACCGCTTCCTCGGGCAGGAGAACTGCGGCGCTCCGTGCGAGCCGAAGCGGTCTCACGGGATGATGTACTTCAGCGAGGAGGAGCTGAAATTCGCCAGGATATGGATCGGCATCTGGTCAGTGTTGTGCTGTGCTTCCACGTTGTTCACCGTGCTGACCTACCTGGTGGACATGAAGCGCTTCAGCTACCCGGAGCGGCCCATCGTCTTCCTGTCCGGCTGCTACACCATGGTGTCCATCGCCTACATTGCTGGATTTTTACTGGAGGATAAGGTGGTGTGCAATGACAGGTTTGACAATGACATCCGGACTGTGGTGCAGGGCACCAAGAAGGAGGGCTGCACCATCCTCTTCATGATGCTCTACTTCTTCAGCATGGCCAGCTCGATCTGGTGGGTCATTCTGGCTCTCACCTGGTTCCTGGCGGCAGGGATGAAATGGGGCCACGAGGCCATCGAGGCCAACTCTCAGTACTTCCACCTGGCGGCCTGGGCCGTGCCCGCCATCAAGACCATCACCATCTTAGCCGTGGGGCAGGTGGACGGAGACGTGTTGAGCGGGGTTTGCTTCGTGGGCATCAACAGCGTGGATGCCCTGCGGGGCTTCGTCCTCGCGCCGCTGTTTGTTTACCTGTTCATCGGAACCTCCTTCCTCTTGGCGGGCTTCGTGTCCCTGTTCCGCATCCGGACCATCATGAAGCACGACGGCACCAAGACGGAGAAGCTGGAGAAGCTGATGGTGCGGATAGGGATCTTCAGCGTGCTGTACACGGTGCCGGCTACCATCGTCATCGCCTGCTACTTCTACGAGCAGGCCTTCAGAGAGCAGTGGGAGAGGACGTGGATCAGCCAGACGTGTAAGACGTACGCCGTGCCGTGCCCGGCCCAGAACCACCCCAACATGAGCCCCGACTTCACCGTCTTCATGATAAAGTACCTCATGACGCTCATTGTGGGCATCACCTCCGGCTTCTGGATCTGGTCTGGAAAGACCCTCAACTCCTGGAGGAGGTTTTACACGAGACTGGCCAACAGTAAACAGGGTGAGACCACGGTGTGA